Genomic segment of Pochonia chlamydosporia 170 chromosome 1, whole genome shotgun sequence:
ATGGACGGTAGCCTGACCTATTGGTAACTTCATGGACTGCATTTTAGTGTCAAGAATACGTTTGGATAACGTCCCTCTGAAGCCCTCAGCCTCAATGGTACCGGACTTGATGGCACTGTTGAATCGGTTAAACAGACGAGGCACAGAGACGAAACCTGTGGGCTGCAGGATGAGCATGTCGTCGACCAAGCCCAGAATATCTCCCCTGAAAAAGCCACAGCTAGCACCCTCGGCGAAGCCAGCATGTTCAACCAATCTCTCCATAAGATGAGCCAAGGGGAGATATGAAATCCCAACATCGGTGCTCTCCAACTTTCCTCCAATGCGGGACGCAGTGTTACCCGCAAGGGTGGCCGCGTGGGTAAGCAGGACTCCCTTGGGAGGGCCCGTCGTGCCAGAAGTATAGTTGATGGTGTAGAGGTCCTCGGGTCCGGCAGGGCGCATAGGACGGCCAGACTCCAAGCCAATCCTTTCCACCTCGCTCATTGACAAGACTTGGATACCAAGGTCCGACgcaatggcgttgagggcATCTTTCTTCGAGTATCCCTCCCTTTCGCCATGATCAAGTTCATCAATGGATATAATTAGCTTGAGGCGAGGAATGCGAGGTGCAAGCTTGAGAAGTGTTGGTACGTGTGGGAGAGAGCAGACTACGCAGGCTAGCTCGGCATGGTTGACAATGTATTCGGTCGTTTCTGGGCCAAGTGTTTCGTACAGGGAGACTGAGTAAAGGCCCTGAGACATGCAAGCGAGATCTTTGGATACGGATTATTAGCCAAGGGTGCAGTTTACTTTTTGGTACGGCTTGCGTTGACTTACCAGTGATTTGCCATTCTGGTCTATTTTGGCACCAAAGCCCAATACCATACTTGTCCTGGGGATGATTGATTCGCTGATGAAGTTCCACGAGACCAGCTCCAAAGTTCTTGCGGCGCTCAGCAACTTCGCCGTATGAAATCCACGTATACTTATTATCCCAGGTTTTCGTCTCTGGGAGCCATTTGCGAATACCCATGCAGTTGTTCTGAGGCACTCGTTGAGCAGACTCGTCAAAGAGTTGATGCATGGTTCTGATTTTAGGATCAAGCGTGCTAACCAGCggcttgtccttgacttGCCAGTGCCTGTAAACAGGACTTCGCCCGGGTTTCTCGGTACCAGGGATTGCGACTCCATGAGGTTCTCCTGGAGGTGGCGGCTGAGCCAGCCTCTGACCCAAAAGACCAGCAGTAGAAACGACCATTTTGCTTATCAAAGGAGTCTATATGTTTCTGTTGTACGCTTTCTTGATTTTAAAAGAGAGAAGGAAGACAACACACCCCGCGTTGTCATGGAATACGAATCCCGCGTCTCTTGCTTGCTGTAAGTCGCCCGAGAAGGGGGTGGCTCAGTACGCTTCCGTCTGCGCCAAGCCAATATACCCAAGGGCCGTATAAATCAAGAATAACCTCGCCAAAAGAGGAGTGATTTTGAAAAAGACTGGCATGTACAGAGTATTAGCCTAGCACAACGAATTTCAGTAAAGTCTCTGAATCAGACGATTCAATCTCCATATTGGTGGAGCAAGCCGGCTTTGTATATTATCTTGCCTTACCCAGCAGCCGTTGAGGTCTTCCGTCAAAGACACACTCCGCCCGGTATTCTCGTCCCAAATTGTCGCTGTCCATGCTTGTGATTTGCGGGGGCTCGGCCAAATTTTTGGTTGAGCTCGTGTGTAAGACGCATAGGCTGGGCAAAACAAGGCCCAAAGAGGCAAGATTGGTTCCATGATAGCCGGAGACTTTGTGGGGGAAGGGTTGTGGAACAGTGGCTTGATCAGGACTCAGGAGCAGTGGAGGAGTCGAgtccatgttcatgttggaaGACGGAGTGGAGTGGAGTAGGCGAGTTGCACCTGGCTTCCGTCTTCCTTGGCTCTGatccttctcctcatccGAACCCCGCGTTGTTGCTTCAGTTGCAGTATGGTAACCGAGGCAGGTGCTACCGAGGCGGCAGCATTCAATGtcaggttcaatgttgtgctgccTTGGGCTCTGCATGGTGCTGTGAACGTTTCAATATTGGCCAAATACCGGACTTCGATGCCAATCCAGCCTCAAAGCCATACCCCAGTTGATCTTGCACCGTTGCGCTACATTCGTACTCAATGTGGACGTCCCATGATCAACTGTCGGCCTCTGGGCACTTGTCGCAATCTGAGACCGTCCCGATTTGGACTCTTGTGAGAGGATGAACCGACATCCTGGATCCCGTGTCTCACAAGGTCATGTCACGGCGACCAGTCATCCAGTCAACGATGTACAGAATCAATATTGTTGGGTCATATCTTTAAGAACCTTCAGCGCTTTATTCATCGCACTTTGAACAAGACCGGCCGTTTACTGCCAACACTATAATGGGGAGGTAGATATCACCGAGTGTTGACGCATAACACAAGACATGAACTCGAGTCGCTTGCAGAAACACTTCTTCCTACGCCTTGAATTGCATCTTTCGAGGCTCACGCTAAGGATAGACTTGGCGTCAGGTTACTTCCAGAAGTTTAAGCACCAAAGTAGCTCGAAGAACTGCGTTCCCACTAATGCGCAGCCAGTTGAACAACGGACAGGCTAATCGTTTTCTGAttggaaacattgaaagtatTCAACTGATGGGATGAACCTATCAACTACTATTGGGCCGCAACTAGTCCAGAATACGATGGAAGCAACAGTAAGGACTATAAAGTGCTCCATGCCGCACCAGATCCACTTCCGTAGCTGTAGCTGAAACGTTTGCATCCACCGTCAGCAATCAAACAGACACAACGCGCGACGACCAAGACGCACATATCGCAGAAACATAGACTGCTCGATATCATTTCAACTCATTAACCCAAACACCTGCGCCAATAACCAACGACGCAAAGCATTTCATGATCGCAGGCTATTCAGGCTCATCTACCCATGCTATCATCCAGTTCATCAAATCAGCATCTCCCTCAATCCAGCccttcaacatcctccatgtcgcaAGTAAGCCACAGTAACCGCCACGACCAACAGGCGCAGCATAACAAATCATACGGCATACGGCATAACCGCAAGCCAAGCGAAGTCGTAAAATTCTGGCCTCATTCAAAGAATCAAAAACTCAAAAATCAACGCTTTCATAACCCATAACAAAATCGCCACCATTATAGTCCTTTTCCCATCCATTTACGCCCCTCCCCCAAAACATCCTTTCTCACTCAAAACTTGTGTACTCAGAACTTCGGCGGCCTCATAACCTCCGTCAGAAAGCCTGGATCCCCAAAATTAGACGTATGCTTCCCCTCTTTCGCATCCTGCCGCGAAGTAGGCGGCTTGCCCAAGTCAGACACCACATCCCTCGCCTTCTGGCGGAGACCACGGCGCGGCTCGACCCCGTTATCCAAAAGAGGTTCCTTGGAGTACGACGCCGTAGTTGAGACGGAGTACGTGGACGAGGCGTCCGAGTTGGCGGAGCTGGTGGATTGACGCCGCATGGTTCCGGGGGATGTCGCTACCAAAATTATAAGGGTTCAAGTCGTTGCAGCGGCGCTCGTCCTTGGCAATCGCTTTTAATTTCGTCTCTCGATCAAAAATGGGCgatggatgatgaaaaaGTGTAGGAAAGTGAGTGAGGGAGAAAAAGAGGCGCTCATGGGCTTTCGCAGAGTGAGCGGCTTTCTTATTAGCCGTCTTGGCTCACTCGTGATCCAACCAAAGGGCTTTGCAGCGCACCTCCTGCGCCTTTCCCAATGAGAGGAGGCTTGGGACGCCACAGATGTGCAAAGTATTGATAGATGTGTGGTGTAGGGAGTAATGGGGCAGGGGGTCCCTGCGTGAGATGACTTGCTTTTGGAAGTTGGCGAGACGCTTTGACGGGAggaaggtgatgatgatgaagtcagTTGTGTGATTGTAGTGTTGCGGCGTTTTTCTGCGTTTGGGAGATTGTCGTGAGTCGTAGATCTTGTCGTGGGGATATGACGGAATTGCTGGACGATCATGTTACTGCCCCGTCCATTTCTAACGTCATTGCAACAGGCACTGTACCTACCGTGTTAATAATCCAGTGTCAGTCTTTGCAGGCACAAGCTGAATGGCAGTGTTGGTGCAAATTGCGAATTTGTTACGTTTTCCTGCATCACGCCTTCATCGCTGAAACGACCATGACAGTTCAGCCCAGGACTTCAAAGTTCTCAGCCCATCCGCCCAAGGCTTCACATCTTCCCACGACTGAGACATGAGCCAGGCCCCTGTCACCCACCCAAGcgaacttgacttgtctgtGGCCCACTTCACCGCTAGGAGTGCTGCCATCAGCACGTCCATATCAGGCAGGCTGTTAGCGAGATGCAGCTCTGCAGAAGGCGCCAGACCAACCCAAATCAATGGCGTTTAATCGCATGAAAAGCTGTTGCTTTAAATAAACTTTTCATAAGTATGACGTGCCTGTATATTCGGTACTTTCTGGAGACGAAACCATTACCACTCGTCTCAACACTTGACTCACCCATTCATTCATCTTCCACGAGGTATCTACGACACATGTCCACGATAAACAGCCTTTCCCAACCCTTCTCAAAACCCCAGATAACCTCCGTTTTGATATCTGTACAAGCGCCAAAACTCCGTGTACCCAATGCAGTCATCAGCCGGTGAAATGTCACACAACCCGTGCTCCATATCATATCCCGGCAAAATAAAAACCCAATACTAATACCGAAAGAAGCATAAAGTAAGGTTAGCACAGTCTGTGTCACAGATCAGGAATTGCTATCGCCAGGCGCAAACCGTTCTGAGACCTGGATGCGCTTGTTGCCCAGCATCTTAATCTTTCCTGCCAGCTTGTTCTCTCTGTCTAGCTCGACAATGTCGTCACCTCCGCCTATGCTGACTCCATTGACGAGAATGTTGGGTACGGTCCTACGACCAGTCTTTTCCCCCAAGACGGCTTGTAAAGCAGGCCCCTGTGGATGCTCGTCGAGTTCGACAACATGTGGCACGGGGGCGATGTGATACTTGTCGAGAAGGATGCCTTTGGCTGTCTTGGAGAAGGGGCAGTACGTCTTGGAAAAGATGACGACTAGTGACACGTTAGATGCCATGGGCAGCCATGATAGAGAATCGCTAAACATACCTGGTGCCTTTTTCAAAATACTACTTAACTCGGCTTCCGCCTCGCTCTCCTCCTTGGtttccttggccttgcccttggtctTATCTGTTGTCTTGTCTGAGTCCTTTGACAGAGCATGATCACCCGTAGTCTTGTCCTTTTTCGGCTGACCACCCGCTGAATTGCCCTGGCCTACAATCTTACTCGGGACGTCAGGCTTCAGGCCACCCTTTGTattggccttgtccttggcgtCCTGCTCAGCCTTTTTCAACCGCATCTGCATCTCGGCAGCGACCTTTctgtcatcctcatcaacgTCGCCGTCGGCGTCCTTGTCAGCGGGGATATGGCCAGCCCTTTGGCCcgttttggtgttgataaTAGCCTGACCGGGCGGTGTGCCTTTCTTCATCCCGTCCATGGTCTTGTGGTAAAAGTCTTGTATCTTGTGCGAGTCTTGACTCGGATCGACGCCGGATGAatagaagaagaagaatacgACCGTCACAACGGCCGCCAGGACGAGCAGTCGCATTCGTCGTGGGGAAGGCATATTGAGATGAGATGTTCGGGATGCGGTTAATCAGATTTCGAACTTGGCGAAGTACCTAGGCAAGGTAGCCGGTGGTGCTGGCACAGCTTCCGTTTGAGGGTCGTCGGATGCTGGCTTTGATGCGTCGCAGCTCCGTCACGTCGTTTTTCACAGTATTTCTTGGATTCGATGACAAGAACGGGTGGATATGAATGAACGACTTGCGTTGAAGTGCGTCGACGTCAAAGTGTCGTGTGGTGAACTGGACTTTGATGTCGATTTCAGGAGACATGTCTCCAGCTTGCTGGCAATTGTGGCTGCCCATGTGGACCGTAGATATATGTAGCTCCGAGCTGTGTGATTGGGCTGCCGTCGCTGGATGTGGAGAGGCCACCAGCcatgctgctgctgtgtcACCACAGCTTTAGGCATCTTTGCCGTGGCTTTCAGCGGCCGTTCAGGATCAAGGATATTTTGCAGAATTCGCAGATCGCCACCGCAACTTGGGTCCAGCATGTGATTCATCAGCCTGCTGGTATTTATAATGAGCGAATTAAAAAGGGGGGATCGCAGATCCCAATACAACTATTGTACAAAGACCAACAACTTTAAACGAACGTTGGAGTCGAAAGAGGCCACAAACCAGTGTCGACCAGACTCTAGTTATCGGCCCCCCGCATCTCAATCCAGCAGTCTACCAAACGACTGTGAGAGCAAATTCCCCTATCTTTCAACTGTTGACCCAAACCTCCTCAATTCCGTTGTTATAACTCCCAGAAAACATACTTGAGACCTACTACATAGAGAAATCCCCATCGGTCCAGCCGAGCACTACCTCAAAACCGCTTTCTAACCCACTCTGGTCGAGATTCGCTATGCAAGCGCATCGAAGTCGAATATACAACCCTGCGGACCTCGCCCCCCCTTTTGTGTATTGTTTTCGGTGGATTTATAtgtgcagatgcagatgttgatgccgatgccgGCTCCGCGTGTCCGTGAGCCCTATGTCTGTCCAGTCTCTTCAGATGAATATCTTGATGCGCATGTCGCTCGTGATTGGCTGGTGCAGCATTGATGCCGAGTGCGAGGGCGATGAGAATGATGTAGGATAGCATCGTTTCCGCCTCCCCAGTTGTATTGAAATATTGAGGGACGTTGTATCATACGAGCGAAATTCCGCTTACTCCATCAAGGAAATTGTAGTATGAAAAATATACTGCTCGGGGAAGATGATAAAGTTTGTTTGCTTGAGACTTCTCGCTTCACGGCCAAGGTCAGTTATATGCGTTTCGCAGTGCCAACCAACCTCGCCTCCTAATGGAGTGACGACACCAGGATGACAATTCATGTCTAACTTGACGTCTTCCAATTCGATGCCCGAGCTTCTTCGTCAGGAATGTAAAGCCAGCTTCCAGATTTGCAAAGCTTCAATGATCCCGCGTAAAGAGCTTCATCGTTCAAGGTGCCGCCCATTGGTATGCAATCGCCCTGCCCCGCCACCGTGGAATGGACAAGGGAGGGAAAAGAAGCACAAGGCTCATCAGTCTGCGTACTGAAGGAATTGGCATTTCAAATCACTGCAATTCAAGTGGTCAGAGTTGCTCCATCTGACTTGTTTGCTATGATATTCATACAAGTTTGGGACGCatcatcattttcaacatcaGTGCGGACTCTTTCCTGGGTGCATGTAAGTGGCCATGGCGTGACTAAGCGAGCCAACCAATCAGGAATTGACAGCTCGGCAATCGTAGTGGCCACTTTGCTGAGTCGCGATGGCGCTTCCACCGACTTCGATATCCACAATTATACACGCTTCGCTGTATGTgtcctcttcttcgttgACTCATTTTAGCCTGTATAAAAGTAATTTGTCGCCATTAATGTATATTTATTTTCCTTGAAACATTGAGCAGGCGGTTGGCTGATCCGTCttcaccaaaccaaacctcAGCAGCTCACCTCGATCGGCCTAAGAGTCTGTGCCCAAACCAgcattgacaacaccaaacctCACATCGCTCACAATGACTCGGCCACGCTCAACAACACATCTACCTATGATGCTAGCCATCGTCTTTGCCCTCATAGTCTGCATCTTTGCAACTCCCTCAATAGCCCAAGACTCAAGTTCAGACAAGGCTGCAAAACCAGACCTCATCTGCCACACCAGCAACCCCGATGAGTGTTACCCACGGGTCTTCCAACCAACAGATGAATTCCAAACAGTACACAATGACCAAGAACTACCCAACGGGCTTCATGTCCGGCTAAACATCTGGACCGGCCAAAAAGAAGCCAAGATCAATGTCCCCGGTGAGACGGACCCTTCTCTAGAGGGGCTACCGATTGATCAAGCCGTGGTCGTGGTTGACCCCGAGCAACAACCAGATGCGCCTAAAATTCCCAGAGGCGCACCAGAGTACGAACCCGTGGGAAAGGTGAAAGGCCCGGAGCACGAATCAGTCCACTTTTACGAGGGActcaagatgctcaagagCGGCGTCACTAAAAACGACAAAGCATTCGATGATGCGCTAGAAGGACTGGAAGACCTCTCTCACGACTTGTACTACGGTCTCAAAGTCGCCGAGGATTCGGACGCCATCAAAGCTCTTTTGTGCCTCATGTCTGACCAGAGGGCGGCGACGGATGGAGCCATTCCTCGCGATCAACAAGCcgctgccatcttggcggGCGCCATGCAAAATAACCCTACCGCCCTCAAGGAAGTCGTCAAGGTGTGGCCGCAGCTTGTGGACTCCAAGTGTCCCAACACCGGGGAGTCGTTGCGTCAAAGTATTTACTCGAGCGTCATTCCAGCTCGAAATGGACACGGCACCGATGACCAGCAGGCTGCTGCGCGGGTCAAGTCCAAAGTCGCCGTCATCAATGGCCTCATCAAGGATAGCATAATTCGGGCAGAATTCTTGAAGGATGGCGGCATGGCGTCGCTGCTGAGGGTATTGATGCCCGAGGGGAAGGCGTGGGCCGGGGCACAACGAAAGGCGGGCCAACTTGTTCTGGATAACTTTATGGACGAGGACATGGGCGCTGTTTTGGGACAGTGGCCGACCATTCCTAGGTTGAGCGATGAGCAGTGCCGGACTAGAGAGTCGGAGACGGCTGAGGGGTGCTGGGACTATCATGTCGGTAGGATCATGAAGGCGAGTAAGGCGGGTAAGGGAGATTGGAGTCGAGAGTTGAATAATAGACTTGCGAGCGTGAGAAAGGAGCAGAGCAAGAGGAGGGCGCATGAAGAATTGTAGAGTTGTGCGTGTTAGACCTGTACATGATGATAGACTTGTAATATACCCATTGACGACGAGCAATAACAACCAACAATTTGTGCAAACCACTGTTCATATCAGTATCCGTAAAACATTGTGATTATTGGAGTATTTGGCGTACCGTATTATTGCCAGTCGCAATGTATCATCTCATGCCGCAGGTGGCCCAACTGCCGGCCACCAACGTCAAGCCCACAAAatttcaacctcaacccacCACAGCCCAGCTTCAACCATCACCAgatccatcaacatcaacgtcaacatccaAACACAACCATGCCATCCATAGAAACCCGTCATCATCCTATCAAGCACCGCGCCCTCCACGCCACCAGCGCCTTCAAGCCCTCGCAAATAATCCACACCTTCCATCCGCTCATCTTACACCCATCCCTCTCGCATCTCACGTCCGTCTGCACACACTGCCTTCGTCCAGGCTCACCACGCGCCTGTTCCCGCTGCCACGCTGCATACTACTGTGACGCTGCATGCCAGAAAGCAGCCTGGACAGCCGTCCACTCCAAAGAATGCAAGCCCCTCCGGCAGCGGAAGCTGGGGTCGCGCACAGGCGCTGATCTACCAACACCTGTGAGAGCGCTGGTGCAAACTCTGCTAAAACAGGAGATTGAGGATGGTGTGTCCTTGCTGGATGGGCACGTGGACAAGAGGAGAAATAACAAGAGTTGGCCGgacttggagatgatggggatggcgGCGTGTGCGTTTGCTGGGAGAGATGGCGGGGAGGCAGATGTACGAAGGGCAGTTGAGCTGCTTTGCAAGGTATGCTGGTATTCTCGGCTCTGAGGGTTTGATGTGGTTACTGACGATTAGTAGATCCAGACGAATGCCTTTCATAGATGGGATGTTGATCTAGGACAGGTGGGTGTGTTTTTGGAAACGACactggccatggcgaacCATTCGTGTATTCCAAACGCTGTGGTCCAGTTTGTGGGAAGAAAGGCGATTTTGAGGGCCGAGACGGCCATTCAGActggtgatgagattgaaATCTCATACACGGGTACGTGTAGATGTTATTTCGTGAGTGAGTGAATCTGCTAACTTAGGGTAGATTGTACAATGCCATTGTCGACACGGAGAGAAGCACTATTGCAGTATAGCTTTGAGTGCACTTGCGATAGGTGCATAAATGACTTGAATGTGTACCAAGTCTGTTCAAAATTAGTGCGGCATGCAAACGCAGATACGCTCAGTGTTGCAGACGTATCCAATGTCGATAACCACCCAGCAGTCACGGATAAACGCATACAAGGCATTGCGGCGAAACACACTACGGAACCAAACCAGTTACCAGAAACACTCTCTGAACGTCACAGAGCCTTAGTAGCAGAATACAAGTCTAACAAGACCCTCATCGATGACGACCTATGGGCTGTATCACCAGTCCCGCAACTCCTCACGGAAACTTCAATCTACTTTGCCGAACAGAATAACTTTGCCTATGCGCTGGCAGTGGCATCCGTGGTTGCAGTATCGTGCGATCCATACCGCTACGTGACGCCTTTTCACCCCGTTCGCGTAAAGAATCTCTTGATGATAGCGAAGCTATTGGCTAATACCGCTGAGAACATGGGGAGTGCTATAACAACAACCAAGGGTGTGCTGAACCAGAAACTTCAAGAAGCGCTGGCAGATATTGATCAGGTATCCCTGTGCCAAATGCTTCTCCTCATGGTTGTCAAAATGTGTCCAGGGGAGCTAGCAGAATGGGAACTATGCGTGTCGGCGAGGGAGATGTTGGCTGATATTGC
This window contains:
- a CDS encoding AMP-binding enzyme (similar to Neosartorya fischeri NRRL 181 XP_001266105.1), which gives rise to MVVSTAGLLGQRLAQPPPPGEPHGVAIPGTEKPGRSPVYRHWQVKDKPLVSTLDPKIRTMHQLFDESAQRVPQNNCMGIRKWLPETKTWDNKYTWISYGEVAERRKNFGAGLVELHQRINHPQDKYGIGLWCQNRPEWQITDLACMSQGLYSVSLYETLGPETTEYIVNHAELACVVCSLPHVPTLLKLAPRIPRLKLIISIDELDHGEREGYSKKDALNAIASDLGIQVLSMSEVERIGLESGRPMRPAGPEDLYTINYTSGTTGPPKGVLLTHAATLAGNTASRIGGKLESTDVGISYLPLAHLMERLVEHAGFAEGASCGFFRGDILGLVDDMLILQPTGFVSVPRLFNRFNSAIKSGTIEAEGFRGTLSKRILDTKMQSMKLPIGQATVHHWLWDRIFTPKVRGKVGLGRASQLVSGSAPLDPKVQEFLSAMFGVRLYQAYGMTETSGAITAPLDGDFDTGHVGPPSPVAEICLESIPELQYSVDDKPYPRGEILVRGPILLKGYYKNEEENKKTMEADGWFHTGDVAMVDELGRFTIIDRKKNVLKLAQGEYVAPERLENVYAANCGLIANAFVHGDSQESTLVGIFGINPETFAPFASKILGQPVSQEDVAALKRVARNPKVQREFLNILQTIGRKNKFNKFENVANILLDIEPFTVDNELLTPTLKLKRAQAAKAFRGEIDRMYAEINSRQPTMGKL
- a CDS encoding glutaredoxin domain-containing protein (similar to Metarhizium acridum CQMa 102 XP_007810538.1): MPSPRRMRLLVLAAVVTVVFFFFYSSGVDPSQDSHKIQDFYHKTMDGMKKGTPPGQAIINTKTGQRAGHIPADKDADGDVDEDDRKVAAEMQMRLKKAEQDAKDKANTKGGLKPDVPSKIVGQGNSAGGQPKKDKTTGDHALSKDSDKTTDKTKGKAKETKEESEAEAELSSILKKAPVVIFSKTYCPFSKTAKGILLDKYHIAPVPHVVELDEHPQGPALQAVLGEKTGRRTVPNILVNGVSIGGGDDIVELDRENKLAGKIKMLGNKRIQVSERFAPGDSNS
- a CDS encoding nucleotide exchange factor SIL1 (similar to Metarhizium acridum CQMa 102 XP_007810537.1) codes for the protein MTRPRSTTHLPMMLAIVFALIVCIFATPSIAQDSSSDKAAKPDLICHTSNPDECYPRVFQPTDEFQTVHNDQELPNGLHVRLNIWTGQKEAKINVPGETDPSLEGLPIDQAVVVVDPEQQPDAPKIPRGAPEYEPVGKVKGPEHESVHFYEGLKMLKSGVTKNDKAFDDALEGLEDLSHDLYYGLKVAEDSDAIKALLCLMSDQRAATDGAIPRDQQAAAILAGAMQNNPTALKEVVKVWPQLVDSKCPNTGESLRQSIYSSVIPARNGHGTDDQQAAARVKSKVAVINGLIKDSIIRAEFLKDGGMASLLRVLMPEGKAWAGAQRKAGQLVLDNFMDEDMGAVLGQWPTIPRLSDEQCRTRESETAEGCWDYHVGRIMKASKAGKGDWSRELNNRLASVRKEQSKRRAHEEL
- a CDS encoding MYND finger family protein (similar to Metarhizium acridum CQMa 102 XP_007810536.1) gives rise to the protein MPSIETRHHPIKHRALHATSAFKPSQIIHTFHPLILHPSLSHLTSVCTHCLRPGSPRACSRCHAAYYCDAACQKAAWTAVHSKECKPLRQRKLGSRTGADLPTPVRALVQTLLKQEIEDGVSLLDGHVDKRRNNKSWPDLEMMGMAACAFAGRDGGEADVRRAVELLCKIQTNAFHRWDVDLGQVGVFLETTLAMANHSCIPNAVVQFVGRKAILRAETAIQTGDEIEISYTDCTMPLSTRREALLQYSFECTCDRCINDLNVYQVCSKLVRHANADTLSVADVSNVDNHPAVTDKRIQGIAAKHTTEPNQLPETLSERHRALVAEYKSNKTLIDDDLWAVSPVPQLLTETSIYFAEQNNFAYALAVASVVAVSCDPYRYVTPFHPVRVKNLLMIAKLLANTAENMGSAITTTKGVLNQKLQEALADIDQVSLCQMLLLMVVKMCPGELAEWELCVSAREMLADIARLPGRGKELSLINSWGVDGDLEESKLFYEYAVVKQVVN